A region of the Ornithinimicrobium ciconiae genome:
ACGCGTCCATCGCCTTCCACACTGACGTCCTCGGTCTGGTGGTGCTGCACGAGGAGACCAACGAGGAGCAGGGCGTGCGCGAGGCGATGCTCGGCATCCCGGGGGCGGCGGAGGGCTCCGCGCTGATCCAGCTCCTGGCCCCGGCCAGCCCGCAGTCCACCATCGCCACGTTCCTGGACCGGTCGGGCCCGGGGCTCCAGCAGCTCGCCTACCGCGTCGCCGACGTCGAGGCGGTCTCGGCGGTCCTGCGCGAGCACGGTCTCCGTCTGCTCTATGACGCTCCACGCCGTGGCACTGCCGGGAGTCGGATCAACTTCATCCACCCCAAGGACGCCGGCGGGGTGCTCGTCGAGTTGGTCGAGCCCGCCAGCTCGAGCGCCGAGGTCGGTGCCCACGGCGCGGTGGAGACGGAGCGGTCCACGCGTGGGTGAGGATGGACCCGTGACTGAGGGTGAGGCGGCCAAGGGTGAGGCCCCAGGGGGTGCGACTCGCGAGCGTGGTGCAACTCGCGAGCGCGCGGCGGCCCGGGAGCCGTCGTCAGCGAGCCGCGGCGCAGCACACGAGAGCCCCAGCCGACAGACCCCTGGGAGCCACTCGGCGGGCCGCTCAACGACCGAGACCCTGACGGACAACCCGGCGGCAGACAGCCCGACAACCGACAGCCCCACGACCGGCAGCTCAACGGCCAGGGACCAGCCCCCCGCGGGCCCGGCGCCCGGCTCCCGCGTCGCCCGTCGACTCCGGCTCCCTCGCAGGGGCCGAGGTGGGAGCAGCGTGCGCGGCCGCAGCCGCGAGGCGGTGGAGTCCTGGCGCCGCTACCGCGAGACCCAGCTCACCGAGCTGGCCGAGAGCAACCGGCTGCAGCGCGAGCTGATCGAGCGCACGCACGCCACCTCCCACAGCGGCACCACTCCGGCCCCGCCCGTGACGCCCGAGGGCGAGTCCCCCGAGGAGCCGGTCGTTGAGAAGCGACGCGAGCTGATGATGGTCACCTCGCCCTTCATGTTCGGCTTCTTCGGCGCGCTGGGGGTGCTCGTCGCCTGGTGGCTCGCGCAAAACGTCGGCCGACTGGGGTCGGTGATCACCTTCATCCTGATCGCGATCTTCGTCACCCTGGCGCTCAACCCCATCGTGGAGAGCCTCACCCGCCGGGGCCTGAGCCGACCGGCAGGTGTCTTCGCCGTCTTCCTCGGCATGATCGCGGTGCTCGGCCTGTTCGGCTGGTTGGTGGTGCCCACCATCGTGCAGGAGACCTCCACGCTGATCGAACGGGCTCCGCGCTACTTTGCTGACCTCAACACCCAACCGTGGGTCATCGACCTCAACGAGCGCTACGACCTGGCCGAGCGGATCAACACCGAGGTCGAGAACCGTCTCGAGGACACCAGCTTCATCTCCACCATCTTCGGCGGCGTCCTCGGTGCAGCCGGTGCGGTGGCCGGTGGGCTGATCGGCTTCTTCACCGCCCTGGTGCTCACGCTCTACTTCCTCGCGGCCCTGCCGACCGTCAAGGACGCGGCCTACAAGGCGGTGCCGTTGAGCCGGCGCCCCCGGGTCATTGGACTGGCGGAGGAGATCATGCGCCGGGTGGGTGGTTATGCCCTGGGCCAGGTCGCGGTGGCCACCATCAACGGCGCCTGCTCCTGGGTGATGATGCAACTCCTCGGGGTGCCCTATGCCATCGTGCTCGCGGTCCTCGTCGGGATCCTAGGGCTGATCCCCCTGGTGGGCGCCACCCTCGGCGCGGTCATCGTGGCTCTGGTGGCCCTGAGCCAGGGCTGGGTCATCGCCCTGATCGTGGGCATCTACTACGTGATCTACCAGCAGTTCGAAAACTACGTCATCGTGCCGCGCGTCATGGCCCGCACGGTGTCGGTGCCGGGTGCTGTCACCGTGGTGGCGGTCTTTGCCGGAGGCACCCTGATGGGCGTTCTCGGCGCGCTCATCGCCATCCCCGTGGCGGCCGGTCTGCTGCTGCTTTACAACGAGGTCGTCATCCCCCGCCAACAGCGCCTCTGACCCGCGCCGCCAACTCCCCCGCCAACAGCGCCTCTGACCCACGCCGCCAGCTCCCCCGCCTCAGCGCGGACCGACCCGGCACCACCGGGACAGTTCGGTCAGGGCGAGGTGCCGTGCCTGCGGCGTGCCGGTCAGCACGACGATGCCCCAGCCGCTGGTCAGGTGGATCGTCAGCGCCGTCGCCCGCGAGGGGTGCGGCTCGACGAAACTTACGTTCTCATAGGGATGGTGCTTGGGTCCGCGCACAAAGCGGGTGTACGCAAAACCCTCCGGACGCACCCACAGGGTGCCGCGCACGGCATACCGCCCGAGCGCCAGCCACGGCAGGCTGGAGTGGACCACCGAGATCTGCTGGGTCGGGATCTGCGCGGCGGGCCCCTGCGCCCCGGCGGTGAGCGTCGGCTCCGGGCTGGGTCGTCCGTGATACCAGAAGATGAAGCCCCCGATCGCCGCGATGACGGCCACCACGGCCAGCAGGATCCCCAGCACGAGCAGCAGGACTGCGGTGTCACTCACGCCCAGGCCTGCCCGGGACGGCGCCGGTCGCGCGCGTTCCAACAGGCGGTGTGCCAGTGGCGTCGGTTCTCCACCCCGTGCATGCTCGAGGTCGGCCAGGCCACCGTGTGCGGGGTCGCGGCAGAGACATCTTGCTGGCACCCGGGGCACAGATAACTGCGCCCGGAGTCGTTACCCCGGACGTGTCGCGCCGCCAGCGCCCGACCCTCGAACTCGACCTCGTCCAGCACGGGACCCCGCTCGGGCGGGGGCCCACCCCGGCGCGGCGGCACCCGGCCACCGCGTCGCTTCCGGTTGGAGCGCCCCATCACTCTCCGCCGAGGAAGGGCTCCTCCAGCAGCACGTGCTCGACGAGCAGCGGCGAGGGCGCCAGGTGGGCTTGGAAGCCGGCGGTGCCGGAGTAGAGCTCCTCGGCGACGGCGAGCACCTCGTCCGCCCCCAGGTGATCGATCATCGCAAACGGACCGACCGGGTAGCCCAGACCGAACTGCAGGGCCGTGTCGATGTCCTGCGCGCTGGCATAGCCCTCGTCCAGCATCCGCACGCAGTCGTTGAGGTGGGTCACCAGCAGCGCGTCGACGACCAGCCCGGTGCGGTCCTTGCAGACCACCGGCGCGGCACCGATCGCCGTCACCACCGAGCGAAGCGTGGCGATGGTCTCCTCGGAGGTCTTGATCGTCTTGCCCACCTCGACCACCTGGCCGTTCGGGGTCGGTGCGTGCACCCGCAGCACGACCGTGTCCGAGGCCCGCCCGCTGATCGCGGCCAGCGCCACGGCGGAGTAGGTGTTGGCCGTGGCCAGGATCGTCCCCGGCGCGGTGACCTCGCCCAGCTCGGCGAACAGGTCGTCGACGTCGCGCGGCTCCCCGGCCGCCTCGTCCTCGACGTCCTCGTCCTGGGCCTCGAGGACCAGGCCCACGGAGGCCAGCGACGAGAGGTCCCCTGAGGGGTCGGTCAGGTGCGTGACGGCATACCCCCCCTGCTCGAAGCGACCGCGCAACTCCTCGGCGAGCGCACCGGTGCCCAGCACGGCGACCGACTGCACGTCCCGGCCCGCGACCGCCACCGGAGTGAGCTCGTCCTCGACGACCTGGCCGCTGCCGGGCTTGGCGAAGGTGTAGAAGCCCCGTCCGCTCTTGCGACCGTGCCGCCCCGCCAGCACCATCCGCTCCAGCATGGTGCTGGGTGCGTGCTCCTGTCCGCGGCTGTGCGAGTAGATGACGTCCGAGATGTGGTGCATGACATCCAGGCCCACGAGGTCGCCCAGGGTCAGCGGTCCCATCGGCAGGCCGATGCCGACGTGCACCGCGGTGTCCAGGTCCTCCCGGCTGACGTGACCGCTCTCATACATCCGCATCGCGGCGCAGAAGTAGCCGTAGAGCAGGTAGTTGGCCACGAAGCCGGCCCTGTCGCCGATCACGATCGGCTTCTTGCCCAGGCTCTCGGACAGGCTCCGCAGCGTCTCGGTGACCTCGGGGTCGGTCAGCGGCGTGGTGATGACCTCGACGAGCTTGAGGATCGGCGCAGGGTTGAAGAAGTGCAGGCCGATGATGCGACCCGGCACCTGTGCGGGAGCGGCGATCTCGGTGATCGACAGGCTGGAGGTGTTGGTCGCCACGATCGCGCCGTCACCGAGCACGTCCTCGAGCTTGCCGATCACCTCGTGCTTGAGGGCCATGATCTCCGGCACGGCCTCGACCACCAGGTCGGCCGGCGCCAGCTCGGCATAGTCCGTGGTGATCGTGATCCGGTCCAGGATCTCGGCCTGGCCCGCCTCGTCCAGCTTGCCCTTGGCGACGGCCCGGTCGGTGGAGGCCTGCAGGATGGACCGGCCGCGCTCGGCATACTCCTGGCTGCTCTCCACCCCGATCACGGTGAGCCCGCCCCGGGCAAACACCTCCACGATGCCAGCACCCATGGTGCCCAGTCCGACGACTCCAACAGTTGAGATCTCACGTGGCATGCGCCGATCCTCTCACCCCGCATCTACAGTGTTGGACGTGCGTGTCGTGATTGCCCGGTGCAGCGTGGACTATGAGGGGGCCCTGCAGGCCCACCTTCCCCTGGCCACCCGTCTGCTGATGGTCAAGGCCGATGGTTCGGTCCTGATCCACTCCGACGGCGGCTCCTACAAGCCGCTCAACTGGATGGCACCCCCGTGCCGTATGACGGAACTCACCCCGGACGAGGAGGAGACCGAGCAGGGGGTCGAGTCGGTGTGGCTGGTGCGCCACGGCAAGCGGGAGGACACCCTGCGGATCCGGCTGCACGAGGTCCTCTCGGACACCTCCCACGACCTCGGGGTGGACCCTGGCCTGGTCAAGGACGGGGTGGAGGCTCAGCTGCAGGCGCTGCTGGCCGAGCACATCTCGACGCTGGGCGAGGGCTACACGCTGCTGCGCCGGGAGTTCGGGACCGCGATCGGCCCGGTGGACATCCTGTGCAAGGACAGCTCCGGGGCCACCGTCGCGGTGGAGATCAAGCGCCGCGGAGACATCGACGGGGTGGAGCAGCTGACCCGCTATCTGGAGCTGCTCAACCGCGACCCGCACCTGGCGCCGGTGCAGGGCGTCTTTGCCGCGCAGGTCATCAAGCCGCAGGCGCGGGTGCTGGCCACCGACCGCGGGATCCGCTGCGTGACACTGGACTACGAGGCCCTACGCGGCATGGACAACGCCGAGTCCCGGTTGTTCTGAGGTTCCGCCTCGTCCCGACCGGACGCACGGGCCTCTGGCGCTCGGCGGCGGCGCACCCTAGATTCTGCCCATGAGCACCGAATTCCAGGTGACCTTCGACTGCGCCGATCCACAGCGCCTGTCACTGTTCTGGCGCGACGCCCTCGGCTACGTGCACCCACCTCCGCCGGGGGTCCAGTTCGCACCCGGCGAGGACCCACTGGCTGCCTGGGAGGAGTTCCTCGACGGACTCCAGGTGCCCGAGGGTCAGCGCAACGACCGCTCGGCGCTGGAGGACCCGGAGGGTCGGCGTCCGCGGCTGTTCTTCCAGCGCGTGCCCGAGAGCAAGCAGGTGAAAAACCGCCTGCACCTGGACGTGCGGGCAGCCCCCGGGCTCCAGGGCGAGGCACGGCTGGCCGCACTCGAGGCGGAGTGTGAGCGATTGGTGGCGCTCGGCGCCACCCGCGTCCAACGCTTCGAGCCGGAGCCCTATGTCAGCGGCGGCTTCATCGTGATGCAGGACCCTGAGGGCAACGAGTTCTGCCTGGACTGAGCGCCGACCACCGCGGGGCGCCGGGTGCGCGCGCCGGGCAGCGGGGGCAGAATCAGCCCATGACCCGCCGCGCCGCCATCGCCGCACCCAATCCCGCCGCGACCTCGGCCGGACTTCACGCCCTCGGGGCCGGAGGCAACGCGGTGGACGCCGCCATCGCCGCCATGACCACCGCGACGGCCACCGAGCCGGGCATCGTCAGCCCGTTGGCCGGGGCGTTCATCAACGTCTGGCCGACCGATGGCGACCCGGTGGTGATCGACGGAAACGTCGAGATGCCCGGTCGCGGCGCCGACCCCGCGCGGTTCGGCAGCGGCCTGATCGAGTGCGTGACGACATACGGCGGGGGGCTGACCACCTATGCCGGGCCGGGCGCGGTCGCGACCCCGGGCATGTTTGCCGGGATGGGGCTGGCGCACGAGCGCTTCGGCGCCGCGCCGTGGAGCGAGCTGTTGGGGGTGGCGGCCACCATCACCGCCGACGGCTTCCAGATGAGCCACACCGCGGCGAGCTACTTCGAGCTGGTCGCCCACACCATCTTTGCCTGGGACCCGACCACCCGGGGCATCTACACCAACGACGCGAGCGCCTGGGCGCCCGGCCAACTGCTGCGCGACGACAACCTGGTGGCGACGCTGCGGCAGATCGGCGAGGAGGGTGCGGCCAGTGTCTACTCGGGCGACATCGCGGCGCGGATCGTGGCCGACATGGACGAGCGGGGCGGGCTGATCACGGCACGGGACCTGGCCGAGTACCGC
Encoded here:
- the mce gene encoding methylmalonyl-CoA epimerase, which encodes MTGLPASVTPLLLAIDHVGIAVPDLDASIAFHTDVLGLVVLHEETNEEQGVREAMLGIPGAAEGSALIQLLAPASPQSTIATFLDRSGPGLQQLAYRVADVEAVSAVLREHGLRLLYDAPRRGTAGSRINFIHPKDAGGVLVELVEPASSSAEVGAHGAVETERSTRG
- a CDS encoding AI-2E family transporter — protein: MRGRSREAVESWRRYRETQLTELAESNRLQRELIERTHATSHSGTTPAPPVTPEGESPEEPVVEKRRELMMVTSPFMFGFFGALGVLVAWWLAQNVGRLGSVITFILIAIFVTLALNPIVESLTRRGLSRPAGVFAVFLGMIAVLGLFGWLVVPTIVQETSTLIERAPRYFADLNTQPWVIDLNERYDLAERINTEVENRLEDTSFISTIFGGVLGAAGAVAGGLIGFFTALVLTLYFLAALPTVKDAAYKAVPLSRRPRVIGLAEEIMRRVGGYALGQVAVATINGACSWVMMQLLGVPYAIVLAVLVGILGLIPLVGATLGAVIVALVALSQGWVIALIVGIYYVIYQQFENYVIVPRVMARTVSVPGAVTVVAVFAGGTLMGVLGALIAIPVAAGLLLLYNEVVIPRQQRL
- a CDS encoding 3-hydroxyacyl-CoA dehydrogenase family protein; the protein is MPREISTVGVVGLGTMGAGIVEVFARGGLTVIGVESSQEYAERGRSILQASTDRAVAKGKLDEAGQAEILDRITITTDYAELAPADLVVEAVPEIMALKHEVIGKLEDVLGDGAIVATNTSSLSITEIAAPAQVPGRIIGLHFFNPAPILKLVEVITTPLTDPEVTETLRSLSESLGKKPIVIGDRAGFVANYLLYGYFCAAMRMYESGHVSREDLDTAVHVGIGLPMGPLTLGDLVGLDVMHHISDVIYSHSRGQEHAPSTMLERMVLAGRHGRKSGRGFYTFAKPGSGQVVEDELTPVAVAGRDVQSVAVLGTGALAEELRGRFEQGGYAVTHLTDPSGDLSSLASVGLVLEAQDEDVEDEAAGEPRDVDDLFAELGEVTAPGTILATANTYSAVALAAISGRASDTVVLRVHAPTPNGQVVEVGKTIKTSEETIATLRSVVTAIGAAPVVCKDRTGLVVDALLVTHLNDCVRMLDEGYASAQDIDTALQFGLGYPVGPFAMIDHLGADEVLAVAEELYSGTAGFQAHLAPSPLLVEHVLLEEPFLGGE
- the nucS gene encoding endonuclease NucS, coding for MRVVIARCSVDYEGALQAHLPLATRLLMVKADGSVLIHSDGGSYKPLNWMAPPCRMTELTPDEEETEQGVESVWLVRHGKREDTLRIRLHEVLSDTSHDLGVDPGLVKDGVEAQLQALLAEHISTLGEGYTLLRREFGTAIGPVDILCKDSSGATVAVEIKRRGDIDGVEQLTRYLELLNRDPHLAPVQGVFAAQVIKPQARVLATDRGIRCVTLDYEALRGMDNAESRLF
- a CDS encoding VOC family protein, encoding MSTEFQVTFDCADPQRLSLFWRDALGYVHPPPPGVQFAPGEDPLAAWEEFLDGLQVPEGQRNDRSALEDPEGRRPRLFFQRVPESKQVKNRLHLDVRAAPGLQGEARLAALEAECERLVALGATRVQRFEPEPYVSGGFIVMQDPEGNEFCLD